The Aureimonas mangrovi genome includes a region encoding these proteins:
- a CDS encoding SPOR domain-containing protein — protein MSGYQSGRPGAGETAEDPFADLVEMIEGPQGMGAHRGTQPAHRASGRRPIFTGEEPTGVEVALMDLAEPAAPRVSRPAETAAFAPERHEEFHEAAVAPRTNAQDDFDRLIASELAALQATPVYTQPAFADPYDAHEYDAHEHVGEYEQDAYAYGYEAGGYEPYEADEDGSHYAAVPDAGAQAPAAVVARKRLAASGGRGRRAMFFAGGVAAVALVGVFGLWAGSGVIAGATGSGEPILIRADSEPVKIAPVDPGGRVVPNQNNAVFERSARGGPSQPLEQDMLISAAEQPLDISFDDTPSNLPGVMVGAPELPDLTEMASLEELEGAQVAQAAPEPAAPSLQPHRVRTYDVRPDGTLVPREPAAEAAPAAEPETTGTVQPTLPYSTQLPPATAESPAPALEETQPAAPAESTAAIAEPAPTPPPADAFFVQISSQPSQELAQQSMSTLSSRFASAIGGRGMSIQTAEIPDRGTYYRVRITTASREEANQVCANVQSAGGSCFVTR, from the coding sequence ATGAGCGGATACCAGAGCGGCAGGCCGGGCGCTGGCGAGACGGCCGAAGATCCCTTCGCGGACCTCGTCGAGATGATTGAAGGGCCGCAGGGCATGGGCGCCCATCGCGGGACCCAGCCGGCGCATCGCGCTTCCGGGCGCCGGCCGATCTTCACGGGTGAGGAGCCGACCGGCGTCGAGGTGGCGCTGATGGATCTGGCAGAGCCCGCTGCGCCGCGCGTTTCGCGGCCCGCCGAGACGGCGGCTTTCGCGCCCGAACGCCATGAGGAATTCCACGAGGCCGCAGTTGCGCCGCGCACCAACGCGCAGGACGATTTCGACCGCCTGATCGCGAGCGAGCTCGCCGCGCTCCAGGCGACGCCGGTCTACACGCAGCCGGCCTTTGCCGATCCCTACGATGCCCATGAGTACGATGCCCATGAGCATGTCGGAGAGTATGAGCAGGACGCCTACGCTTACGGTTACGAAGCCGGCGGTTACGAGCCATACGAGGCCGATGAGGATGGATCGCATTATGCGGCCGTGCCCGATGCGGGGGCACAGGCTCCGGCAGCGGTGGTTGCTCGGAAGCGTCTGGCTGCATCGGGCGGGCGCGGACGGCGCGCGATGTTCTTCGCCGGTGGCGTCGCGGCCGTGGCGCTCGTCGGCGTCTTCGGTCTGTGGGCCGGCAGCGGCGTCATTGCCGGCGCGACCGGCAGCGGCGAGCCGATCCTCATTCGGGCTGATTCCGAACCTGTGAAGATCGCGCCGGTCGATCCGGGCGGTCGCGTCGTTCCCAACCAGAACAACGCCGTCTTCGAGCGCTCTGCGCGAGGCGGACCGTCCCAGCCGCTCGAGCAGGACATGCTGATCTCGGCCGCCGAGCAGCCGCTCGACATCTCGTTCGACGATACGCCGAGCAATCTCCCCGGCGTGATGGTCGGCGCGCCCGAGCTTCCGGACCTCACCGAAATGGCGAGCCTCGAAGAACTCGAGGGTGCGCAGGTCGCCCAGGCGGCGCCTGAGCCCGCCGCGCCATCCCTCCAGCCGCATCGCGTGCGAACCTATGACGTGCGCCCGGACGGGACGCTCGTCCCGCGCGAGCCGGCGGCCGAAGCTGCGCCCGCCGCCGAGCCGGAGACGACCGGCACCGTCCAGCCTACGCTGCCCTATTCCACGCAGCTTCCGCCCGCCACTGCGGAAAGCCCCGCGCCTGCGCTCGAAGAAACGCAGCCGGCCGCGCCGGCCGAATCGACGGCAGCAATCGCCGAGCCGGCGCCGACCCCGCCGCCGGCCGACGCCTTCTTCGTGCAGATTTCCTCGCAGCCTTCGCAGGAACTCGCACAACAGTCGATGTCGACGCTCTCCTCGCGCTTCGCCAGCGCGATCGGCGGGCGCGGAATGTCCATCCAGACGGCCGAGATCCCCGATCGCGGCACCTACTATCGCGTGCGCATCACCACCGCGTCCCGCGAGGAGGCCAACCAGGTTTGCGCGAACGTCCAGTCGGCCGGCGGCAGCTGCTTCGTGACGCGCTGA
- the argS gene encoding arginine--tRNA ligase has protein sequence MNIFADFEQRIRKAVEATLSAQGKSGADLTRLTVEPPRDASHGDLATNAAMILAKPLSLKPRELAETLAERLREDADVEAVEVAGPGFVNLRLRPAYWTAHLETLLRNAADYGKGAPTGRKVNVEYVSANPTGPLHVGHCRGAVVGDAIANVLAQAGHDVTKEYYINDAGVQIGVLARSAYLRYREALGEEIGEIPAGLYPGDYLKPVGVALTIRYGRSLLDMEEAEWLPIVSDYSIDAMMMAIRDDLKALGIKHDVFFSERKLHADNGAPIGQAIDEMRARGFVYQGTLPPPKGQTPEDWEDREQTLFRSTDVGDDMDRPLVKSDGAYTYFAADVAYYADKAARGFDEMVYVLGADHGGYVKRLQAVARAISGEKADLDVVLCQLVKLFRDGEPVRMSKRAGDFVTLKDVVDEVGRDAVRFMMLFRKSDAPLDFDFRKVTEQSKDNPVFYVQYAHARAASIRRQAEGEGIDVGALPLDAQTLATLSDEGEIALIRKLAEYPRLVQTAAQAKEPHRLAFYLYELASAFHAQYNRGKDDPALRFVKVDEPIITAARLHLVSAVGAVIASGLGLVGVDAPEEMR, from the coding sequence ATGAACATCTTCGCCGACTTCGAGCAGCGCATCCGCAAGGCCGTGGAAGCGACTCTGTCCGCACAAGGAAAGTCGGGCGCCGACCTGACACGCCTGACGGTCGAGCCGCCGCGCGACGCGAGCCACGGCGATCTGGCGACCAACGCCGCGATGATCCTCGCCAAGCCTCTGTCCCTGAAGCCGCGCGAGCTCGCGGAGACGCTGGCCGAGCGCCTTCGCGAGGACGCGGACGTCGAGGCCGTGGAGGTTGCAGGCCCCGGCTTCGTCAATCTGCGCCTGCGTCCTGCCTACTGGACCGCGCATCTGGAGACGCTGCTGCGCAACGCGGCCGACTACGGCAAGGGCGCGCCGACCGGGCGCAAGGTGAACGTCGAATATGTCTCGGCGAATCCGACCGGCCCGCTGCATGTCGGCCATTGCCGTGGCGCGGTGGTGGGCGATGCGATCGCCAACGTCCTGGCGCAGGCCGGGCACGACGTCACCAAGGAATACTACATCAACGACGCGGGCGTGCAGATCGGCGTCCTCGCGCGCTCAGCCTATCTGCGCTACCGCGAGGCGCTGGGCGAGGAGATCGGCGAGATTCCGGCCGGGCTTTATCCGGGCGACTATCTCAAGCCCGTCGGCGTCGCGCTGACCATCCGCTATGGCCGCAGCCTCCTCGACATGGAGGAGGCCGAATGGCTGCCGATCGTCAGCGACTACTCGATCGACGCGATGATGATGGCGATCCGCGACGACCTGAAGGCGCTCGGCATCAAGCACGACGTCTTCTTCTCCGAACGCAAGCTGCACGCCGACAACGGCGCGCCGATCGGCCAGGCCATCGACGAGATGCGCGCGCGCGGCTTCGTCTATCAGGGCACGCTTCCGCCGCCCAAGGGACAGACGCCGGAGGACTGGGAGGACCGCGAGCAGACGCTGTTCCGTTCCACCGATGTCGGTGACGACATGGACCGCCCGCTGGTGAAGTCGGACGGCGCCTATACCTATTTCGCCGCCGACGTCGCCTATTACGCCGACAAGGCGGCGCGCGGCTTCGACGAGATGGTCTACGTGCTCGGCGCCGATCACGGTGGCTACGTCAAGCGCCTGCAGGCGGTGGCACGGGCTATCTCCGGCGAGAAGGCCGATCTCGACGTCGTCCTGTGCCAGCTCGTGAAGCTCTTCCGCGATGGGGAGCCCGTGCGCATGTCCAAGCGCGCAGGTGACTTCGTGACGCTGAAGGACGTCGTCGACGAGGTGGGCCGCGACGCGGTGCGCTTCATGATGCTCTTCCGCAAGAGCGACGCACCGCTCGACTTCGATTTCCGAAAGGTGACGGAGCAGTCGAAGGACAATCCGGTCTTCTACGTGCAGTATGCCCATGCGCGGGCCGCCTCCATCCGCCGGCAGGCGGAAGGCGAGGGGATCGACGTCGGCGCTCTGCCGCTCGACGCGCAGACGCTGGCGACGCTCTCGGACGAGGGCGAGATCGCGCTGATCCGCAAGCTGGCGGAGTATCCGCGCCTCGTGCAGACGGCGGCGCAGGCCAAGGAGCCGCACCGGCTGGCCTTCTATCTCTACGAACTCGCCTCGGCCTTCCACGCGCAGTACAACCGTGGCAAGGACGACCCGGCTTTACGCTTCGTTAAGGTTGACGAGCCGATAATCACCGCAGCGCGCCTCCATCTTGTGAGCGCCGTCGGCGCAGTGATCGCTTCGGGGCTCGGCCTCGTCGGTGTGGATGCGCCCGAGGAGATGCGGTGA
- a CDS encoding deoxyguanosinetriphosphate triphosphohydrolase, which translates to MAEVTIGALGLGREPLAPFACDFRRSRGRLVPEPESPTRTAFQRDRDRIVHSSAFRRLKHKTQVFIAYEGDHYRTRLTHTIEVSQIARAFARALRLDEDLTEAIALVHDFGHTPFGHAGERALERCMDGAGGFDHNAQSLRIVTALERRYAAFDGLNLAFETLEGLVKHNGPLAGPHADPAHGLPRPIADFDALFPLGLDRFASLEAQAAAISDDIAYNTHDLDDGLRAGLIGIEDLEALDLAGSILREVRARYPGLDASRTIHEIMRRHITAMVEDVIATSGAAIAASGVRSIEDVRDAGRTLIDVSPAMREAIAQTRRFLFANVYRAPRVMAVMGQAEQVVEDLFAVYVSNPQKMGAGWRDDAPAMDGLRLKRRVADYLSGMTDTYALAEHRRLFDVSPELR; encoded by the coding sequence TTGGCGGAAGTTACCATCGGCGCCCTGGGGCTCGGCCGCGAGCCGCTCGCCCCCTTCGCCTGCGACTTCCGCCGCAGCCGTGGGCGCCTCGTGCCGGAGCCCGAGAGCCCGACTCGCACGGCCTTCCAGCGCGACCGCGACCGCATCGTCCATTCCAGCGCCTTCCGGCGCCTGAAGCACAAGACGCAGGTTTTCATTGCCTACGAAGGCGATCACTACCGCACGCGCCTGACGCACACGATCGAGGTCTCGCAGATCGCCCGCGCCTTCGCCCGCGCACTGCGCCTCGACGAGGATCTGACGGAGGCGATCGCGCTCGTCCACGATTTCGGCCACACGCCTTTCGGCCATGCCGGCGAGCGGGCGCTGGAGCGCTGCATGGACGGGGCGGGCGGCTTCGATCACAACGCCCAGTCGCTGCGCATCGTTACGGCACTGGAGCGCCGCTACGCCGCCTTCGATGGGCTGAACCTCGCCTTCGAGACGCTGGAAGGGCTCGTCAAGCACAATGGGCCTCTCGCGGGCCCTCACGCCGATCCGGCACATGGCCTGCCGCGCCCGATCGCCGATTTCGACGCGCTCTTTCCGCTCGGGCTCGACCGGTTCGCCTCGCTGGAGGCGCAGGCGGCCGCGATCTCCGACGACATCGCCTACAACACCCACGATCTCGACGACGGGCTGCGCGCCGGGCTGATCGGCATCGAGGACCTTGAGGCGCTGGATCTTGCGGGCTCGATCCTGCGCGAGGTGAGGGCGCGCTATCCTGGGCTCGACGCCTCTCGCACCATCCACGAGATCATGCGCCGGCACATCACCGCGATGGTGGAGGACGTGATCGCGACCTCCGGGGCCGCGATCGCCGCGAGCGGGGTGCGCTCGATCGAAGACGTGCGCGATGCCGGCCGCACGTTGATCGACGTCTCGCCCGCCATGCGCGAGGCGATCGCCCAGACCCGGCGCTTCCTCTTCGCCAACGTCTACCGCGCGCCGCGGGTGATGGCGGTGATGGGGCAGGCCGAGCAGGTTGTCGAAGACCTCTTCGCCGTCTACGTCTCCAATCCGCAGAAGATGGGCGCCGGCTGGCGCGACGACGCGCCGGCGATGGACGGCCTGCGTCTGAAGCGGCGCGTGGCGGACTATCTCTCCGGCATGACCGACACCTACGCGCTCGCGGAGCACCGGCGTCTGTTTGACGTTAGCCCCGAATTACGCTAG
- a CDS encoding HesB/IscA family protein, translating into MSETLSPATPLTISDAAFRRIAAILKNASGETALRISVEGGGCSGFSYKYDLTGETEPDDLVLEKEGGRVVVDPMSLVYMGGSVVDFVDDLMGQSFQIRNPNAVAACGCGTSFSV; encoded by the coding sequence ATGAGCGAGACCCTTTCGCCGGCCACGCCCCTCACCATTTCCGACGCCGCCTTCCGCCGCATCGCCGCGATCCTGAAGAACGCCAGCGGCGAGACGGCGCTGCGCATCTCCGTCGAAGGCGGAGGCTGCTCGGGCTTCTCCTACAAGTACGACCTCACGGGCGAGACCGAACCGGACGACCTCGTGCTGGAGAAGGAAGGCGGGCGCGTGGTGGTCGATCCGATGTCCCTCGTCTACATGGGCGGATCGGTGGTGGATTTCGTGGACGACCTGATGGGCCAGTCCTTCCAGATCCGCAATCCGAACGCTGTCGCAGCCTGCGGCTGCGGCACCAGCTTCTCCGTCTGA
- the xth gene encoding exodeoxyribonuclease III gives MLIATWNINGVKARLDNLIAWLDERSPDVACLQEIKSVDEAFPRAALEAKGWHVETHGQKGFNGVALISRKPPLEGSVARGLAGDDTDEHARFIEAIYDGESGRVRVASLYLPNGNPLGTEKFDYKLRWMARLEAHARVRLSEELPFVLTGDYNVIPQPEDARNPSAWTGDALFQPESRGAMRRLVNLGFTEALRAASDAPDIYTFWDYQAGAWQKNNGIRIDHALLSPEASSRLRGVGIDAHVRGWEKPSDHVPLIVDLAA, from the coding sequence GTGCTGATCGCCACCTGGAACATCAACGGCGTCAAGGCGCGTCTCGACAACCTGATCGCGTGGCTCGACGAGCGCTCGCCCGACGTCGCCTGCCTGCAGGAGATCAAGAGCGTCGACGAAGCCTTCCCGCGCGCCGCGCTGGAGGCGAAAGGCTGGCATGTCGAGACACACGGCCAGAAGGGTTTCAACGGCGTCGCGCTGATCTCCCGCAAGCCGCCGCTCGAGGGCAGCGTGGCGCGCGGCCTTGCCGGCGACGACACCGACGAGCACGCCCGTTTCATCGAGGCGATCTACGATGGCGAGAGCGGTCGCGTTCGCGTCGCCTCGCTGTATCTTCCGAACGGCAATCCGCTCGGCACGGAGAAGTTCGACTACAAGCTGCGCTGGATGGCGCGGCTCGAGGCTCACGCGCGCGTCAGGCTCTCCGAAGAGCTGCCTTTCGTTCTGACGGGTGACTACAACGTCATCCCGCAGCCGGAGGACGCCCGCAACCCGTCGGCCTGGACGGGCGACGCGCTGTTCCAGCCCGAAAGCCGTGGCGCGATGCGCAGGCTCGTCAATCTCGGTTTCACCGAGGCGCTGCGGGCCGCCAGCGATGCGCCCGACATCTACACCTTCTGGGATTACCAGGCCGGCGCCTGGCAGAAGAACAACGGCATCCGCATCGATCACGCTTTGCTTTCGCCCGAGGCGAGTTCACGCCTGCGCGGCGTTGGCATCGATGCGCATGTGCGCGGCTGGGAAAAGCCGTCGGACCACGTTCCGTTGATCGTCGATCTCGCCGCCTGA
- a CDS encoding tetratricopeptide repeat protein — translation MSKSVLRHRVWIGRVVRRFNRHSIAWLALLAASSPAAALDGAATVPTTSEAAIREMFSLGFSAYKRGEKVEAFEALSLAAERGHPGARWKLGQMYAAGDGVPEDDYKAFRMFERIVRDQEDDASYSPNAAYVASAVVALAEYFSAGIPGTPVGADPVQARQLYSHAASYFGDARAQFELGRMLLTGEGGSANPRQAARWLQLSARKGHVRAEALLGYLIFDGERIELRAERARGLAMLTSALQDANPIDREWIRPLQEEVFSLSSEDDRRSALAYAQGASPLR, via the coding sequence ATGTCGAAGTCGGTGCTGCGGCACCGCGTGTGGATCGGTCGCGTCGTGCGCAGGTTTAATCGTCACTCGATCGCATGGCTGGCTCTGCTCGCCGCGTCCTCGCCAGCCGCTGCGCTTGATGGCGCGGCGACGGTGCCGACGACGTCCGAGGCGGCGATCCGGGAAATGTTCAGCCTCGGCTTCAGCGCTTACAAGCGTGGTGAGAAGGTGGAGGCGTTCGAGGCGCTCAGCCTCGCTGCCGAGAGGGGGCATCCGGGCGCGCGCTGGAAGCTCGGCCAGATGTATGCCGCCGGCGATGGCGTGCCCGAGGACGACTACAAGGCCTTCCGGATGTTCGAGCGGATCGTGCGAGATCAGGAGGATGATGCGTCCTACTCGCCGAATGCGGCCTATGTCGCGAGTGCGGTGGTGGCGCTCGCCGAGTATTTCAGCGCGGGCATCCCTGGTACGCCGGTGGGCGCAGACCCGGTGCAGGCCCGCCAGCTCTACAGCCATGCCGCATCCTATTTCGGTGATGCACGCGCCCAGTTCGAGCTCGGCCGCATGCTGCTGACAGGCGAGGGCGGCTCGGCCAATCCGCGCCAGGCCGCTCGCTGGCTCCAGCTCTCGGCGCGCAAGGGCCACGTTCGCGCCGAGGCGCTGCTCGGTTATCTGATCTTCGACGGTGAGCGGATCGAGCTGCGCGCCGAGCGGGCGCGCGGGCTTGCCATGCTGACGAGCGCACTGCAGGACGCGAACCCGATCGACCGCGAATGGATCCGGCCCCTGCAGGAGGAGGTGTTCTCGCTCTCCTCCGAGGATGATCGCCGCAGCGCTCTCGCCTACGCGCAAGGGGCCTCGCCGCTACGCTGA
- a CDS encoding long-chain fatty acid transporter, with translation MQTLTKLLAATAIGLTAVSGAQAGGFQRGIADTDILFESGPYSTRAGVTYIDPRRGFDSINGASGDYGTYTGDYLIPSYALKFGGDQFACAGHFTESFAAEANYDGAPGGALPSFSEPGSTASSRTRSIEFKSNEFGATCRLSYTAEIGRFSLLGGVYFEDFDFDGSSFGERNLSGAFAGTPLAGAGLLLAGTGSQLILPTEVDVNSTGGYETGYRIGVAYERPEIALRVQGLYRSEVKHDSISGGGSVSVDSAFVRLADGTQVSVPTFFSNPAFGLSAGQQALIVGGIGQATPAPGAVIPVESTLSTAISPQSFTLSGQTGIAPGTLLLASLRWTDWSTNGTVVSTISSPITGTSSTIQPYNWRDGWTANVGLGRAFNETVSGAISFGYDRGVSTGSDTTYTDLYTVTGGVSLRRGFAELRIGGVVGYWTDGEQSIDDGAYFDATVGDDWVYGGSASLKLSF, from the coding sequence ATGCAGACTCTGACGAAACTTCTGGCCGCGACGGCCATCGGGCTGACCGCCGTCTCCGGCGCGCAGGCCGGTGGTTTCCAGCGGGGCATTGCCGACACCGACATCCTCTTCGAGAGCGGGCCCTACTCAACGCGCGCCGGCGTCACCTACATCGACCCGCGCCGCGGCTTCGATTCGATCAACGGCGCCTCCGGTGATTACGGGACCTATACCGGCGACTACCTGATTCCGAGCTACGCGTTGAAGTTCGGCGGTGACCAGTTCGCCTGCGCCGGGCACTTCACCGAATCGTTTGCGGCCGAGGCCAACTACGATGGCGCGCCCGGCGGCGCGCTGCCGTCCTTCTCCGAGCCGGGATCGACCGCCTCTTCGCGGACCCGCTCGATCGAGTTCAAGTCGAACGAGTTCGGCGCAACCTGCCGCCTCAGCTATACGGCCGAGATCGGTCGCTTCAGCCTGCTCGGCGGCGTCTATTTCGAGGATTTCGACTTCGACGGTTCGAGCTTCGGCGAACGCAACCTGAGCGGCGCCTTTGCCGGTACGCCGCTGGCCGGGGCCGGCCTGCTGCTCGCCGGAACGGGCTCGCAGCTCATCCTGCCGACCGAAGTCGACGTCAACAGCACCGGCGGTTACGAAACCGGCTACCGAATCGGCGTCGCCTACGAACGCCCGGAGATCGCGCTGCGCGTCCAGGGCCTCTACCGGTCCGAGGTCAAGCACGACAGCATCAGCGGTGGCGGCTCGGTCTCTGTCGATTCCGCGTTCGTCCGTTTGGCGGATGGGACGCAGGTCTCCGTGCCGACCTTCTTCTCCAACCCCGCCTTCGGCTTGTCGGCCGGGCAGCAGGCGCTGATCGTCGGCGGCATCGGGCAGGCGACGCCCGCGCCGGGCGCCGTGATCCCCGTCGAATCCACTCTTAGCACGGCCATCAGCCCGCAGAGCTTCACCCTCAGCGGACAGACCGGCATCGCCCCGGGGACGCTCCTCCTCGCATCGCTGCGCTGGACGGACTGGAGCACCAACGGCACGGTCGTCAGCACGATCTCCAGCCCGATCACCGGTACGTCCTCGACCATCCAGCCCTATAACTGGCGCGATGGCTGGACGGCCAATGTTGGCCTCGGCCGTGCCTTCAACGAGACGGTGTCGGGCGCGATCTCCTTCGGCTACGACCGCGGCGTCTCCACGGGCTCCGACACAACCTACACCGACCTCTACACGGTGACCGGCGGCGTCTCGCTGAGGCGGGGCTTTGCGGAACTGCGCATCGGCGGCGTGGTCGGCTACTGGACGGACGGCGAGCAGTCCATCGACGACGGTGCCTATTTCGACGCGACGGTGGGTGACGACTGGGTGTACGGCGGCAGCGCCTCTCTCAAGCTGTCCTTCTGA
- a CDS encoding valine--tRNA ligase, whose amino-acid sequence MIEKTYDAASVEPRIAARWDEADAFKAGRGAREDAEPFSIVIPPPNVTGSLHIGHALNNTLQDILVRHRRMLGQNVLWQPGLDHAGIATQMVVERQLAERGEPGRRDMGREAFVERVWQWKGESGGAILKQLRRLGASCDWSRERFTMDEGLSRAVRKVFAQLYREGLIYKDKRLVNWDPKLRTAISDIEVEQREINGHLWHIRYPVDGARFSLDDPSSFITVATTRPETMLGDSGVAVNPDDERYAALVGRQVRLPLVGRLIPVVADDYADPEAGSGAVKITPAHDFNDYDVGSRNDLAIINVLAPDGTIDIRDNAEFLEGLYPDDGERAVAMFQGLDRFAARAMLVDWLESEGYLAKIEDHVHMVPHGDRGGVPIEPYLTDQWYLDAGTLARPALASVREGRTAFVPKNWEKTYFDWMENIQPWCISRQLWWGHQIPAWYGPDGEIFVAEEEEEAIASALAHYVLNGTITRERAAELAADPQALDGFLSRDEDVLDTWFSSALWPFSTLGWPDETPELKTYYPTSVLVSGFDIIFFWVARMMMMGLHFMKEEPFSTVYMHALVRDKTGAKMSKSKGNVIDPLDLVDEFGADALRFTLAIMAAQGRDVKLDPQRIAGYRNFGTKLWNATRFAEMNGAEHGGELDFGSLQLPLSRWIATELSRAVAETDAALAAFRFNDAAAAIYRFVWNTFCDWYLEFAKPVFAGSDEAAKAETRRVAGTVLDRIFALLHPFMPFMTEELWATTAPAGEGRGELLCHARWPQAGFEDEEAAADINWLVEMVSAIRSVRAEMNVPAGAEAELVAVACDPATAERMLRHEAALKRLARLSSIVQADEAPGQSAQIVVGGGRFALPLAGMIDVDQERTRLRKAAGKARDEVARIDKKLGNERFVANAPEEVVEQEREKRAAYLAEAEALEAALARLDG is encoded by the coding sequence ATGATCGAGAAGACTTACGACGCGGCATCCGTGGAACCGCGGATCGCGGCGCGCTGGGACGAGGCCGATGCCTTCAAGGCCGGCCGAGGCGCGCGCGAGGACGCCGAGCCCTTCTCCATCGTGATCCCGCCGCCGAACGTCACGGGTTCGCTCCATATCGGCCATGCGCTGAACAACACGCTGCAGGACATCCTGGTGCGTCACCGCCGGATGCTGGGGCAGAACGTCCTGTGGCAGCCGGGTCTCGATCATGCCGGCATCGCGACGCAGATGGTCGTCGAGCGCCAGCTCGCCGAGCGCGGGGAGCCAGGCCGGCGCGACATGGGGCGCGAGGCCTTCGTCGAGCGGGTCTGGCAGTGGAAGGGCGAGTCGGGCGGGGCGATCCTGAAGCAGCTCCGCCGTCTGGGTGCCTCCTGCGACTGGTCGCGCGAGCGCTTCACGATGGACGAGGGCCTCTCGCGAGCCGTGCGCAAGGTCTTCGCCCAGCTCTATCGCGAGGGGCTGATCTACAAGGACAAGCGGCTCGTCAACTGGGACCCCAAGCTGCGCACCGCGATCTCGGACATCGAGGTGGAGCAGCGCGAGATCAACGGGCATCTCTGGCACATCCGCTACCCGGTGGACGGTGCGCGGTTCTCCCTCGATGATCCCTCGTCCTTCATCACCGTCGCCACGACCCGGCCCGAGACGATGCTGGGTGACAGCGGCGTCGCGGTGAACCCTGACGACGAGCGTTATGCGGCGCTGGTCGGAAGACAAGTCCGCCTGCCGCTGGTCGGCCGCCTCATTCCGGTCGTCGCCGACGACTACGCCGACCCTGAGGCCGGCTCCGGCGCGGTGAAGATCACGCCCGCGCATGACTTCAACGACTACGACGTCGGCAGCCGCAACGATCTTGCGATCATCAACGTGCTCGCGCCGGACGGCACGATCGATATCCGCGACAACGCCGAGTTCCTGGAGGGACTGTACCCCGACGATGGCGAACGCGCCGTCGCCATGTTCCAGGGGCTCGACCGCTTCGCCGCGCGGGCCATGCTGGTCGATTGGCTGGAGTCGGAAGGGTATCTGGCAAAGATCGAGGACCATGTTCACATGGTGCCGCACGGCGATCGCGGCGGCGTGCCGATCGAGCCGTACCTGACCGATCAGTGGTATCTGGACGCCGGGACGCTGGCCCGCCCCGCGCTCGCCAGCGTGCGCGAGGGGCGCACGGCCTTCGTCCCGAAGAACTGGGAGAAGACCTATTTCGACTGGATGGAGAACATCCAGCCCTGGTGCATCTCGCGACAGCTCTGGTGGGGGCACCAGATCCCGGCCTGGTACGGGCCGGACGGCGAGATCTTCGTGGCCGAGGAGGAGGAGGAGGCCATCGCCTCGGCGCTGGCGCATTACGTCCTGAACGGAACGATCACACGCGAGCGCGCCGCCGAGCTGGCAGCCGACCCGCAGGCGCTCGACGGCTTCCTTTCGCGCGACGAGGACGTGCTCGACACCTGGTTCTCTTCCGCGCTCTGGCCCTTCTCGACGCTCGGCTGGCCGGATGAGACGCCGGAGCTGAAGACCTACTACCCGACCAGCGTTCTCGTCTCGGGCTTCGACATCATCTTCTTCTGGGTCGCGCGGATGATGATGATGGGCCTCCACTTCATGAAGGAGGAGCCCTTCTCGACCGTCTACATGCACGCCCTCGTTCGCGACAAGACCGGCGCGAAGATGTCGAAGTCGAAGGGCAACGTCATCGATCCGCTCGACCTTGTCGACGAGTTCGGCGCGGACGCTCTGCGTTTCACGCTCGCAATTATGGCCGCGCAGGGGCGCGACGTGAAGCTCGACCCCCAGCGCATCGCCGGTTACCGCAACTTCGGCACCAAGCTCTGGAACGCCACGCGCTTTGCGGAGATGAACGGAGCCGAGCACGGCGGCGAACTGGACTTCGGGTCGCTGCAGCTTCCGCTGAGCCGCTGGATCGCGACCGAACTCTCGCGCGCCGTCGCGGAGACGGACGCGGCGCTCGCCGCCTTCCGCTTCAACGACGCGGCGGCCGCGATCTATCGATTCGTCTGGAACACCTTCTGCGACTGGTATCTCGAGTTCGCAAAGCCCGTCTTCGCCGGCAGCGACGAGGCGGCCAAGGCCGAGACGCGGCGCGTCGCCGGCACGGTTCTGGATCGCATCTTCGCATTGCTGCATCCGTTCATGCCGTTCATGACGGAAGAGCTTTGGGCGACGACGGCCCCGGCCGGGGAAGGGCGCGGCGAACTCCTCTGCCATGCCCGCTGGCCGCAGGCCGGTTTCGAGGACGAGGAGGCCGCCGCCGACATCAATTGGCTGGTCGAGATGGTCTCGGCGATCCGCTCGGTGCGCGCTGAGATGAACGTGCCGGCGGGCGCCGAGGCCGAGTTGGTCGCTGTCGCCTGCGACCCGGCGACGGCCGAACGCATGCTCCGCCACGAGGCGGCCCTGAAGCGCCTCGCGCGTCTCTCCTCGATCGTCCAGGCGGACGAAGCGCCGGGGCAGTCGGCGCAGATCGTGGTGGGGGGCGGGCGTTTCGCGTTGCCTCTGGCCGGTATGATCGACGTCGATCAGGAGCGCACGCGCCTGCGAAAGGCCGCCGGCAAGGCTCGCGACGAGGTCGCGAGGATCGACAAGAAGCTCGGCAACGAACGCTTCGTGGCCAATGCGCCCGAAGAGGTTGTCGAGCAGGAACGTGAAAAGCGTGCCGCCTACCTTGCCGAGGCCGAAGCTTTGGAGGCCGCGCTCGCCCGTCTCGACGGGTGA